The Bacteroidales bacterium sequence CTGGAACTGTTGCTCAATTACAGTGAACGGTTTTACCATCGTCAGTTTATCACGCGTAAGGCTGTAAATAACGATATCCTTACCCGTATGGAACACCTCCTGAATAACTATTTCGATAAGGAAAAAGGATTGGAGGAAGGATTGCCTACGGTACAATTTCTGGCTGATCAACTGAATGTCACACCCGGCTATCTCAGCGACCTGCTGCGTAACCTCACCGGACTGAATGCCCAGCAGCATATCCATGAAAAACTGATTGAAAAGGCAAAAGAATACCTGACTACAGGGAACCTGTCTGTTGCAGAAATAGCTTATCACCTGGGATTTGAGCATCCTCAATCGTTCAGTAAGATATTCCGTAAGAAAACCAGCCTCAGTCCCCGGGAATATAAACAATCTCTTAACTAAGGAAATAATCTAAGGTATGAAAATAGCAGTTGTAGGTGCAACAGGCCTCACTGGAGGTGCTGTTACAGAACTTGCTTTGAGTAAAGGATATGAAGTTGTTGCCGTTGCAAGAAATCCCCGGAAAATACATCCGGCAGAACGCCTGACGGCCGTCGAAGGGAATGTGATGGATGCCACATCGCTTGTTGCCGCCTTTAAAGGAGTCGATGCTGTGATCAGTTGTTTTGGACCTACCGGTGGCCGGAATCCGGTTACACTCATGTCTGAAGGAACAGCAAATATCACGGCAGCCTGTGCCAAAGCAGATGTGAGGAAGCTGGTGATGATGAGCGGCATTCTTCAAAGTGACGGCAAAGAGCTTTCCCTTATTAACCGCTTTCTTATAAAGATCATACGGCTGTTTTATTATCGGATTTACAGGGATAAGATCATTGCTGAAAAGACGCTGCAAAACAGTGGGCTTGACTGGGTGATTGTAAGGCCGGCAGGACTGAGTAAAACGCAAGGGGATGGAGATTATAGAGCTGGTTACAAAGCACGGATATCCCCTTTTAAACCTTTGTCTTATATGGATTGTGCAGCTTTTCTGTTACGGACCATAACGAAAAAAGAGTGGAATAAAAAGATCATTCATGTAGGAAAATTATAATTTAAACTATTGCCTTTTCTTACCCTGAAAGTTTTCGCCATTCTGTATCATGATCATCATTCTGGCAATCCGGTCGACTTTCGTTTGCTCCGTTTTTGCCGAATAGATCCAATCGATAAAAGCTTTTTTCTCTCCGTCACCATATGTTTCAAATTTCTCAGAAACGCCATCTTCATACTTCATGCATAAGATCAATTCTTCCGGAATTTCAGTAGGTGTATTGTCCTCATAAATAATAATGTGCACAGTATCACCGGCCTGTTTATT is a genomic window containing:
- a CDS encoding YdeI/OmpD-associated family protein; the protein is MEESLVDKDYLLQKFEGKGGWTYAEIPEIPMSRAPFGMLKVKGRIDSHEFSNVRLMPLGNSHLFLAVSSPLRKKINKQAGDTVHIIIYEDNTPTEIPEELILCMKYEDGVSEKFETYGDGEKKAFIDWIYSAKTEQTKVDRIARMMIMIQNGENFQGKKRQ
- a CDS encoding helix-turn-helix transcriptional regulator, with the translated sequence LELLLNYSERFYHRQFITRKAVNNDILTRMEHLLNNYFDKEKGLEEGLPTVQFLADQLNVTPGYLSDLLRNLTGLNAQQHIHEKLIEKAKEYLTTGNLSVAEIAYHLGFEHPQSFSKIFRKKTSLSPREYKQSLN
- a CDS encoding NAD(P)H-binding protein, with the protein product MKIAVVGATGLTGGAVTELALSKGYEVVAVARNPRKIHPAERLTAVEGNVMDATSLVAAFKGVDAVISCFGPTGGRNPVTLMSEGTANITAACAKADVRKLVMMSGILQSDGKELSLINRFLIKIIRLFYYRIYRDKIIAEKTLQNSGLDWVIVRPAGLSKTQGDGDYRAGYKARISPFKPLSYMDCAAFLLRTITKKEWNKKIIHVGKL